One genomic segment of Tripterygium wilfordii isolate XIE 37 chromosome 9, ASM1340144v1, whole genome shotgun sequence includes these proteins:
- the LOC120005645 gene encoding protein-tyrosine-phosphatase MKP1, with amino-acid sequence MMGKEDGSGNPRAPCQLSGSRKMFWRSASWSSSMTGLQNPETEEKDCVDPSGNFSNSNGQNRRYPAPLTPRSSKARACLPPLQPLAIARRSLDEWPKAGSDDLGEWPQPPTPSGKQSGERLKLDLSSIQRNPDRNGGGVKREKIAFFDKECSKVAEHVYLGGDAVAKDREILKQNGITHVLNCVGFVCPEYFKADLVYRTLWLQDSPSEDITSILYDVFDYFEDVREQGGRVFVHCCQGVSRSTSLVIAYLMWREGQSFDDAFHYVKAARGIADPNMGFACQLLQCQKRVHAIPLSPSSLLRMYRIAPHSPYDPLHLVPKMLNDPSPSALDSRGAFIVHIPSAIYIWVGKHCNAIMERDARAAVCQIMRYERAQGPIKMVKEGEEPSSFWDAFSNYLPIMDKSGNGMDLGHSTCKVSSGERKLGLYDVEYEFFQKAVMGGFVPPFTSSEDEHEIHLPVRESSWSMLRRKFNSCDMKEFVSGPKIFSRVYSDSMMIVHSSSPSSTVSLSSSSPSPPYLSPDSFSSDSSNSSKYLSGTSLDSSTTASCPLPVSSTLSKFSDLSVNLSITSQSLSNSPEPPGVCDTSPPCSQSASLPFKKSSPSLAERRDGFKSLKLAATDAAPSFLVSQQHVLGMNNEFLPSCELDDVEIVLESKDSIRSGVGDSTKDRNLKKSLCNVVNSNSVQKKVASNSNCELLKSNDWRGPPASSVFDENASVSCNSMKPLVCRWPSLERIEKFGKRDLDSKSAFVILAPNANLGKNEDRTLYFWVGRSFCRGKTCILLGSSKLFANLGEVDWIQVGGDVLTQMGWPRDTSIKVVEEDKEPVEFLALIGLLQHQFD; translated from the exons ATGATGGGCAAAGAGGATGGCTCTGGCAATCCTCGGGCTCCTTGCCAACTCTCTGGCTCCAGAAAAATGTTTTGGCGCTCAGCTTCGTGGTCGTCTTCTATGACTGGCCTTCAGAACCCCGAAACTGAAGAGAAAGATTGTGTAGATCCGAGTGGTAATTTTAGCAACAGTAATGGGCAAAATCGCAGATACCCAGCTCCGTTAACCCCGAGATCCAGTAAAGCGCGGGCTTGTTTACCGCCTTTACAGCCGTTGGCAATTGCACGGCGGAGCTTAGATGAGTGGCCAAAGGCAGGTTCAGATGATTTGGGAGAGTGGCCCCAgccacccactccaagtgggaagCAGAGTGGTGAGAGATTGAAACTTGATTTGTCATCTATCCAAAGAAACCCAGATAGAAATGGTGGGGGAGTGAAGAGGGAAAAAATTGCATTCTTTGACAAAGAATGTTCGAAAGTGGCGGAACATGTGTATCTTGGTGGAGATGCAGTGGCAAAAGATAGGGAGATATTGAAACAAAATGGGATTACTCATGTGCTGAATTGTGTAGGCTTTGTGTGTCCTGAGTATTTCAAGGCAGATTTAGTGTACCGGACTTTGTGGTTGCAGGATAGCCCATCAGAGGATATTACGAGCATACTTTATGATGTTTTTGACTATTTTGAGGATGTTAGGGAGCAAGGTGGTAGAGTGTTTGTCCATTGTTGTCAAGGGGTGTCACGGTCCACATCGTTGGTGATTGCATATCTTATGTGGAGGGAAGGACAGAGTTTTGATGATGCATTTCATTATGTTAAGGCAGCGAGAGGGATAGCTGACCCAAATATGGGATTTGCTTGCCAGTTGTTACAGTGTCAGAAGAGGGTCCATGCCATTCCGCTTAGCCCCAGTTCATTGTTAAGGATGTATAGAATTGCCCCACACTCACCATACGATCCTTTGCATCTTGTCCCAAAGATGTTGAATGATCCTTCACCTTCTGCTCTAGATTCTAGAGGTGCATTCATTGTTCATATACCTTCTGCAATATATATTTGGGTTGGTAAGCATTGCAATGCCATTATGGAAAGAGATGCTAGAGCGGCTGTTTGTCAGATAATGCGGTACGAGCGGGCGCAAGGGCCAATAAAAATGGTCAAGGAAGGGGAAGAACCATCTTCATTCTGGGATGCCTTTTCAAATTATTTACCCATAATGGATAAATCTGGTAATGGCATGGATCTTGGGCATTCTACTTGTAAGGTTTCGTCGGGTGAGAGGAAATTGGGCTTATATGATGTTGAGTATGAATTTTTTCAGAAAGCTGTCATGGGTGGTTTTGTGCCTCCATTTACCTCATCAGAGGATGAACATGAAATCCACCTTCCTGTTAGAGAAAGCAGTTGGAGCATGCTAAGGCGTAAGTTTAACTCCTGTGATATGAAGGAGTTCGTCTCAGGGCCCAAGATCTTCTCAAGGGTCTACTCAGATTCCATGATGATAGTACACTCTTCATCACCTTCATCAACAGTGTCATTGTCgtcttcttctccttcaccTCCTTATCTATCTCCAGATTCATTTTCTTCTGATTCGAGCAATAGTTCGAAATATTTATCGGGAACCTCTTTAGATTCTTCTACAACTGCTTCATGTCCTCTTCCAGTATCATCGACTTTGTCTAAATTTTCTGACTTGTCTGTAAATTTATCAATAACTTCTCAATCATTATCTAACAGTCCAGAACCTCCTGGGGTCTGTGACACTTCGCCGCCATGCTCTCAGTCAGCATCTTTACCATTTAAAAAATCTTCACCTTCCTTGGCTGAACGGAGAGATGGCTTTAAGTCTCTTAAACTCGCAGCAACAGATGCTGCCCCTAGTTTTCTTGTCAGTCAACAACATGTTCTTGGGATGAACAATGAATTTTTACCTTCATGTGAACTAGATGATGTAGAAATTGTCTTGGAGTCGAAGGATAGCATTAGAAGTGGAGTAGGAGATTCCACTAAAGACCGCAACTTGAAGAAATCCCTGTGTAATGTAGTCAATTCTAACTCAGTTCAAAAAAAAGTTGCTTCCAATAGTAATTGTGAATTATTGAAAAGTAATGATTGGAGAGGGCCCCCTGCTTCAAGTGTCTTTGACGAAAATGCTTCGGTGAGTTGCAACTCAATGAAGCCTTTAGTTTGTCGCTGGCCCAGTTTAGAGAGGATTGAAAAGTTCGGAAAGAGAGATCTGGATTCCAAATCTGCTTTTGTGATTTTAGCTCCAAATGCAAATTTGGGCAAGAATGAGGATAGGACTCTGTATTTTTGGGTGGGGAGGTCTTTTTGTCGTGGTAAAACCTGTATTCTGCTAGGTAGCTCCAAACTGTTCGCCAATCTAGGAGAGGTTGACTGGATACAAGTTGGTGGTGATGTCCTAACTCAAATGGGTTGGCCAAGAGACACCTCCATTAAG GTAGTTGAAGAAGACAAAGAACCAGTGGAGTTTTTAGCGTTGATAGGATTGTTGCAGCATCAGTTTGATTAA
- the LOC120006611 gene encoding uncharacterized protein LOC120006611, with product MATTTTLGMKLLMDTRRHRIIFAEANKEVVDFVFTFLSLPVGLIFRVMGEKHEMVGCLGNLYKSVQDLDSTYLQPNKFKAHIWLPIVANFSGIIKSIPPTTVYRCHSDSCCGIDNVAFDRAATCPQCDGIMNKEVTCVHASSKGFVKGEATYMITDDLTVKPMSALSIIGLMNKFNVKEVGDVQEKFINFSVDKRMKIFKASLVSKTVLTDVFLGEILESEE from the exons ATGGCAACGACAACAACGTTGGGTATGAAGCTTTTAATGGACACCAGACGCCATAGAATCATATTTGCGGAAGCAAATAAAgaggttgttgattttgtctttACCTTTCTGTCTCTGCCTGTTGGACTTATCTTCAGAGTTATGGGGGAGAAGCATGAAATGGTGGGTTGCCTTGGAAATCTCTACAAGAGTGTACAGGATTTGGATTCCACATATCTGCAACCTAACAAATTCAAAGCACACATTTGGCTTCCCATAGTAGCAAACTTTTCCGGAATTATTAAATCTATACCTCCAACAACAGTCTATAGGTGCCACAGTGACTCGTGCTGTGGTATTGACAATGTGGCGTTTGATCGCGCAGCCACTTGCCCCCAATGCGACGGTATTATGAATAAAGAGGTGACCTGTGTCCATGCATCAAGCAAGGGTTTTGTGAAGGGGGAAGCCACATATATGATAACGGATGATCTGACTGTGAAGCCTATGTCTGCATTGTCCATTATTGGTTTGATGAACAAGTTCAATGTCAAAGAAGTTGGTGATGTTCAAGAAAAGTTCATCAATTTTTCGGTTGATAAG CGTATGAAGATATTCAAGGCTTCTCTGGTGTCTAAGACGGTGCTAACTGATGTTTTCCTTGGAGAAATATTGGAGTCGGAAGAGTGA